The Myxocyprinus asiaticus isolate MX2 ecotype Aquarium Trade chromosome 39, UBuf_Myxa_2, whole genome shotgun sequence genome window below encodes:
- the zgc:174895 gene encoding adenine phosphoribosyltransferase: MDVLAVPQKREEGWYLALMAPNTKGPKFAWLDPSRLYCNSQALSDCVKDLLKPFQNETIDLVAGIDAMGFILGSAVAMTLGKGFLAIRKAGHLCVQTHTQEYSDYSGREKLMEVRVDVLKPGLRVLVVDQWIETGGTMRAAIKLVENQGATVAGIAAVAIENSEGGKWLKENYKYSHCIPNELQTQIDNQYLESFKNFSC, encoded by the exons ATGGATGTTTTAGCTGTTCCCCAAAAGAGAGAAGAAGGCTGGTACTTGGCACTTATGGCACCAAACACAAAGGGACCAAAGTTTGCATGGCTCGACCCATCAAGACTCTATTGCAACTCACAG GCACTGTCAGATTGTGTGAAGGACCTTCTCAAACCATTCCAGAATGAGACCATTGACCTGGTGGCTGGAATAGATGCCATGGGCTTCATCCTTG GGTCAGCAGTGGCCATGACTTTAGGAAAAGGGTTTTTGGCCATTCGAAAAGCAGGGCACTTATGTGTTCAAACTCACACTCAGGAGTACAGTGACTACTCTGGACGGGAGAAACTCATGGAAGTGCGTGTTGATGTCTTAAAACCAG GTCTACGCGTACTTGTAGTAGACCAGTGGATCGAAACTGGAGGAACAATGAGAGCAGCTATCAAACTGGTGGAGAATCAGGGAGCTACTGTTGCAG GTATTGCTGCTGTAGCCATTGAGAACAGTGAGGGAGGGAAATGGCTAAAGGAAAACTACAAGTATTCCCACTGCATTCCAAATGAGCTGCAAACTCAGATAGACAATCAGTACCTGGAATCTTTTAAGAACTTCAGTTGTTAA